TAGTTGAGGTGCAAGGATAGATTAAAAGATAGAATTACGGACAGTTTCGCTGAAAGATCACAATCAAGTACTTAGACCTTCTTTCGACGGTTCATTACCCCAGCTTCGACTACATAAGAAACCCATTCAAATCTCCAAGAAgtctttattcaaatttcatAGAGTATATATACCCATTATCCAGCTCGACTTACGCTTTTCTGGCccatatttcaacaattccaaattatttgtaCGTTCACAGAGATTAAATCCAGCTTTCGCATTTAATTTAATGTATAGATCTCTCATGTTTTTTATAACACATAATTCCAAGTTTCGGATTCAAAATACCCTATGAGAACATCGATGTAGAAGGAGTATGTCAATAAATACACATAGTTGATgccaaatatttcacttGGATGATTGGGGCTAATAGTGAATATTGACATGCAGATCATAAGTTTGAACCATTGGGAACGATATTACTCAGATGATTTACATGCcatattattgatactATGCGAATAGTAATTCTATACTTTCGATTGTAGATCGGCACGGTACCAATGATCCCACTCtaatttgttgatagaaTCAATCAGAAAACGTAATATTAAATGGATAATTAATTTCGGGGTCGTATTTCATTTCGATGTACCCGTCCCGGAAAGTAATTGTCTCATCAGTAATTTGACCATTCATATCGTAATATTTCTTAAAGTAACCCAACTTCTGTGCCTGTTCTAGTATTTCATCATACATTcttttattcttctttgcAGCAAATTTAAACATATTTATCTCTGGTTCATCTATACAATGGGTGTTTGAACTTGCTCCACCAATTTTCATAGcatattttaaatatttgtatttttcacTCAAATCTTCATATACTTCTCGTGAAAAAACGCCAGggaaattaaaatatactgGGCTGTATTTTTCTATCAATTTATAGTCGACATAATCAACGCTTATGAATTTAGAAACGCAATACCCACATAGCTTATATATATCGTTAtgtttaaataattcaaaaatcCAACAAGCAAATTTAGTATTGTGTATTATTCCATGTTTTATTGCTCTCAATTCAAGGTCCGAGATGTTtgcaatatcaatatcatattCTTTACCAACATAGGCtaatttgatgatattcAAGTTATCAATGCCTTCCTGACCTTCACGCGCtattttctgtttcttaTGATATGATCCAAGATGATGTACATCATCGTCTTCCCGATGTTCTTTCTCAGCCATCAGATGATGTATATTAACGTATAATAAGTATTAAAAACCTGGCCAAATTGCGGTGAAAGAACTATAAACTATTACTCATATTTCGATTCTATTTTGTGTTGACTTTTTATGATTGTCTGAAAGATAAGATTACGAACAGATTTCGCTGAAGGAACACAATAGAGTGCTTTAGAACTCTCTCCGACGGCTCATTTCACCAACTTTCCGTTCCACTAGCAAACTCAttcaaatttccaaaaagtCTTTattcaactttttcatggaatatatatatccgTTATCTATGAATTTCCCATTCATGTACTCTTCGCCTCGTAAGGCATCAAGATAACCACCAgttatttctttgttttctaCATAATCGTAGTAGTATCTAGGTTCAATGCTTATTCTCTTATAATACCCAAAATGTTTCTGTCTCTTCCgaaattccaaattatcAGAACTTTCACAGTGATTAGATCCGTCTTTCGGTTTTAATTCAATGTAAAGGTCGTTCCAGTTTTTAACAATACATAGGGATGCTAAAGGTTCCTGTATGTATTCTCTGAACTTGTCGATTAATATCCTACATGTTTCTTTGGTTGGAGTTTCAGGGTCCCAAATCATCGATGGTCtgtattttattatcaattcatcGATTATTATGTTATTCATTACGAATTTTTC
The nucleotide sequence above comes from Debaryomyces hansenii CBS767 chromosome A complete sequence. Encoded proteins:
- a CDS encoding DEHA2D08470p (some similarities with uniprot|Q04318 Saccharomyces kluyveri ORF 1), translated to MAEKEHREDDDVHHLGSYHKKQKIAREGQEGIDNLNIIKLAYVGKEYDIDIANISDLELRAIKHGIIHNTKFACWIFELFKHNDIYKLCGYCVSKFISVDYVDYKLIEKYSPVYFNFPGVFSREVYEDLSEKYKYLKYAMKIGGASSNTHCIDEPEINMFKFAAKKNKRMYDEILEQAQKLGYFKKYYDMNGQITDETITFRDGYIEMKYDPEINYPFNITFSD
- a CDS encoding DEHA2D08492p (no similarity), giving the protein MMSDYELDRETKVLFAAYFAEYEELKRHYFGPDDDDDDDLDVALMFGVWRDLEFAKALYKDDQIAKDCFVMDAIAEKFVMNNIIIDELIIKYRPSMIWDPETPTKETCRILIDKFREYIQEPLASLCIVKNWNDLYIELKPKDGSNHCESSDNLEFRKRQKHFGYYKRISIEPRYYYDYVENKEITGGYLDALRGEEYMNGKFIDNGYIYSMKKLNKDFLEI